One window from the genome of Choloepus didactylus isolate mChoDid1 chromosome 2, mChoDid1.pri, whole genome shotgun sequence encodes:
- the RBM34 gene encoding RNA-binding protein 34 — translation MALEGKNKLKKKKNAEQRENPDDSFRRYRTVDYLVGQVASSLFHSRRPSRGSTDRLASLFSSFESQIQPLYLPVPKESTQKRKRDEVEESTSEIQTQLLQEPAKKIKARKKLSNADKNLANRESALACADLEEEIHQKQGKKKKSSQSGDCIKIADRKVLDDVDYTDVNQSKKIQINKEEERLKNERTVFVGNLPVTCNKKTLKSFFKEYGQIESVRFRSLIPAEGTLSKKLAAIKRKIHPDQKNINAYVVFKDKNAATKALKRNGAQIADGFLIRVDLASETSSRDKRSVFVGNLPYKIEESAVEQHFLDCGSIVAVRIVRDQVTGVGKGFGYVLFENTDAVHLALKLNNSELLGRKLRVMRSVNKEKLKQQNSNLRVKNVSKPKQGLNFASKTAGHSKSLFIGEKAVLIKKKKKGQKKSGHTQKPKKQK, via the exons ATGGCCTTGGAAGGgaagaacaaactgaagaaaaagaaaaatgccgAGCAGAG AGAGAACCCGGACGACAGTTTTCGCCGGTATCGAACTGTAGACTACCTGGTTGGACAAGTCGCCAGTAGCTTATTCCACAGCAGGCGCCCTTCCAGAGGCAGTACAGATCGGCTGGCGTCCCTCTTCAGCTCTTTCGAGTCTCAGATTCAGCCCTTGTACCTGCCGGTGCCTAAA gaaagcacacaaaaaaggaaacggGATGAGGTGGAAGAAAGTACATCCGAAATTCAAACACAACTTTTGCAAGAAcctgcaaaaaaaattaaagcgAGGAAGAAACTTTCTAACGCTGACAAAAATTTGGCAAACAG GGAAAGTGCTCTTGCATGTGCTGATCTAGAAGAAGAAATTCAccagaaacaaggaaagaaaaagaaaagttctcAATCGGGTGACTGTATTAAAATAGCAGATAGAAAAGTACTTGATGATGTAGATTACACAGATGTAAATCAAAgtaagaaaatacaaatcaacaaagaggaagaaagattAAAGAATGAGAGAACTGTGTTTGTTGGGAATTTGCCTGTCACATGTAATAAAAAG acGCTGAAGTCATTTTTTAAAGAGTATGGACAAATAGAATCTGTACGATTTCGTTCTCTG aTTCCAGCAGAGGGGACTTTATCCAAAAAGTTGGCAGCAATAAA ACGTAAAATTCATCCCGATCAGAAAAATATTAATGCTTATGTTGTGTTTAAGGACAAGAATGCTGCTACAAAAGCATTGAAAAG AAATGGAGCCCAAATTGCAGATGGATTTCTTATTAGAGTTGATCTTGCGTCTGAGACCTCATCG AGGGACAAAAGATCAGTATTTGTGGGGAATCTTCCTTACA aaattgaaGAATCTGCTGTTGAGCAACATTTTCTGGACTGTGGAAGTATTGTAGCAGTGAGAATTGTGAGAGACCAAGTTACTGGAGTTGGCAAAGGTTTTGGCTATGTACTATTTGAG AATACAGATGCTGTTCATCTTGCTCTGAAATTAAATAATTCTGAACTATTGGGAAGAAAATTAAGAGTCATGCGTTCAgttaataaagaaaaactaaaacaacaaaattcAAATCTTCGTGTGAAGAATGTCAGTAAACCTAAGCAGGGACTTAATTTTGCTTCAAAAACTGCAGGACATTCTAAAAGTTTGTTTATTGGAGAAAAAGCAGttcttattaaaaagaaaaagaaaggacagaagaaaAGTGGACACACTCAGAAACCGAAGAAACAGAAGTAA